In one Triplophysa rosa linkage group LG13, Trosa_1v2, whole genome shotgun sequence genomic region, the following are encoded:
- the pls3 gene encoding plastin-3 isoform X1 produces MAAKISKEELEELREAFQKVDLNGNGFICDYELHDLFKEANLPLPGYKVREIIQKLMEEGDKDKDNKISFDEFVSIFQELKSSDIAKSFRKAINRKEGILAIGGTSEQSSAGTQHSFSEEERFAFMNWINTALESDPDCKHVLPMDPNTNSLFKAVGDGIVLCKMINLSVPDTIDERTINKRKLTPFTIQENLNLALNSASAIGCHVVNIGALDLREGKPHLVLGLLWQIIKIGLFADIELSRNEALAALLRDGETLEDLMKLSPEELLLRWANYHLDNSGWSKINNFSHDIKLRDFSNAIQDSRAYFHLLNQISPKGQKEGEAHIDVDMSGFNEKDDLKRAECMLQQADRLGCRQFVTSTDVVSGNPKLNLAFVANLFNKYPALTKPVNQDINWGLLEGETREERTFRNWMNSLGVNPHVNHLYGDLQDALVILQLYEKIKVPVDWNNKVNKPPYPKLGANMKKLENCNYAVELGKTKANFSLVGIGGQDLNDGNPTLTLALVWQIMRRYTLNVLEDLGDGQKANDDIIVNWVNKTLSQAGKSSKISSFKDKEISSSLPVVDLIDAIQPGCIHYDLVKTGALSDADKLDNAKYAVSMARKIGARVYALPDDLVEVKPKMVMTVFACLMGRGMKRA; encoded by the exons ATGGCAGCAAAGATATCCAAAGAAGAGCTGGAGGAGTTACGGGAAGCCTTCCAGAAAGTGG ATCTGAATGGCAACGGTTTTATCTGCGACTATGAGCTGCACGATCTGTTCAAAGAGGCCAATCTGCCATTGCCGGGATATAAAGTGAGAGAGATCATCCAGAAACTCATGGAGGAGGgagacaaagacaaagacaaCAAGATCAGCTTCGATGAGTTTGTCTCT ATCTTTCAAGAGTTGAAGAGCAGTGACATCGCCAAAAGTTTCCGGAAAGCCATCAACCGAAAAGAAGGCATCTTAGCTATTGGAGGAACATCTGAGCAGTCCAGCGCCGGCACACAGCACTCCTTCTCAG AGGAGGAGCGCTTTGCTTTCATGAACTGGATCAACACGGCGCTGGAAAGTGACCCGGACTGTAAACATGTGCTGCCCATGGACCCAAACACCAACTCTCTCTTCAAAGCTGTGGGCGACGGCATTGTGCTGTG TAAAATGATCAACCTGTCAGTGCCTGATACTATAGACGAGAGGACCATCAACAAGAGGAAACTCACACCCTTCACCATACAG GAGAATCTGAATCTGGCTCTTAACTCGGCGTCAGCCATTGGTTGTCACGTGGTGAATATCGGCGCTCTGGACCTGCGGGAGGGTAAACCTCATCTGGTGCTCGGTCTCCTCTGGCAGATCATTAAGATCGGTCTGTTTGCTGACATTGAGCTGAGCAGGAATGAGG cTCTGGCGGCTCTGTTGAGGGACGGTGAGACTCTGGAGGATCTAATGAAACTCTCTCCAGAGGAACTGCTGCTCCGCTGGGCAAACTACCACCTGGACAACTCCGGCTGGAGTAAAATCAACAACTTCAGCCATGACATCAAG CTAAGAGACTTTTCAAACGCTATCCAG GACTCGCGGGCTTATTTCCATCTGCTCAATCAAATCTCACCTAAAGGACAGAAGGAAGGTGAAGCTCACATTGACGTCGACATGTCAGGATTCAAT GAGAAAGATGACCTGAAGAGAGCCGAGTGTATGCTTCAGCAGGCTGACAGACTGGGCTGTAGACAGTTTGTCACATCCACTGACGTCGTGTCTGGAAACCCCAAACTCAACTTGGCTTTTGTGGCTAATCTCTTCAATAAGTACCCAGCACTGACCAAACCTGTCAATCAGGACATTAACTGGGGTCTTCTGGAGG GAGAGACCAGAGAGGAGAGAACGTTCAGAAACTGGATGAATTCTCTGGGTGTCAATCCTCATGTCAATCACTTATACGG AGATCTTCAGGACGCTCTGGTCATCCTGCAGCTTTACGAGAAGATCAAAGTCCCTGTCGACTGGAACAACAAAGTTAACAAACCTCCGTATCCAAAACTAGGAGCCAACATGAAGAAG ctggAGAACTGTAACTACGCTGTTGAACTGGGAAAGACCAAAGCCAATTTCTCTCTGGTGGGCATCGGTGGACAAGACTTGAATGATGGAAACCCAACTCTTACTCTCGCTCTGGTCTGGCAGATCATGAGAAG ATACACTCTGAATGTGCTGGAGGATCTCGGAGACGGACAGAAAGCCAACGATGACATCATCGTCAActgggttaacaagactttgtCACAGGCCGGAAAATCCAGCAAAATATCCAGTTTCAAG GATAAAGAGATCAGCTCCAGTCTGCCAGTGGTGGATCTCATTGATGCCATTCAGCCCGGCTGTATTCACTACGATCTGGTGAAGACCGGCGCTCTTTCTGATGCTGACAAACTGGACAACGCAAA GTATGCCGTGTCCATGGCCAGGAAGATCGGCGCCCGCGTCTACGCCCTGCCCGACGATCTCGTGGAGGTGAAACCCAAGATGGTGATGACCGTGTTCGCGTGTCTGATGGGCAGAGGGATGAAGAGGGCGTAG
- the pls3 gene encoding plastin-3 isoform X2 produces the protein MAAKISKEELEELREAFQKVDLNGNGFICDYELHDLFKEANLPLPGYKVREIIQKLMEEGDKDKDNKISFDEFVSIFQELKSSDIAKSFRKAINRKEGILAIGGTSEQSSAGTQHSFSEEERFAFMNWINTALESDPDCKHVLPMDPNTNSLFKAVGDGIVLCKMINLSVPDTIDERTINKRKLTPFTIQENLNLALNSASAIGCHVVNIGALDLREGKPHLVLGLLWQIIKIGLFADIELSRNEALAALLRDGETLEDLMKLSPEELLLRWANYHLDNSGWSKINNFSHDIKDSRAYFHLLNQISPKGQKEGEAHIDVDMSGFNEKDDLKRAECMLQQADRLGCRQFVTSTDVVSGNPKLNLAFVANLFNKYPALTKPVNQDINWGLLEGETREERTFRNWMNSLGVNPHVNHLYGDLQDALVILQLYEKIKVPVDWNNKVNKPPYPKLGANMKKLENCNYAVELGKTKANFSLVGIGGQDLNDGNPTLTLALVWQIMRRYTLNVLEDLGDGQKANDDIIVNWVNKTLSQAGKSSKISSFKDKEISSSLPVVDLIDAIQPGCIHYDLVKTGALSDADKLDNAKYAVSMARKIGARVYALPDDLVEVKPKMVMTVFACLMGRGMKRA, from the exons ATGGCAGCAAAGATATCCAAAGAAGAGCTGGAGGAGTTACGGGAAGCCTTCCAGAAAGTGG ATCTGAATGGCAACGGTTTTATCTGCGACTATGAGCTGCACGATCTGTTCAAAGAGGCCAATCTGCCATTGCCGGGATATAAAGTGAGAGAGATCATCCAGAAACTCATGGAGGAGGgagacaaagacaaagacaaCAAGATCAGCTTCGATGAGTTTGTCTCT ATCTTTCAAGAGTTGAAGAGCAGTGACATCGCCAAAAGTTTCCGGAAAGCCATCAACCGAAAAGAAGGCATCTTAGCTATTGGAGGAACATCTGAGCAGTCCAGCGCCGGCACACAGCACTCCTTCTCAG AGGAGGAGCGCTTTGCTTTCATGAACTGGATCAACACGGCGCTGGAAAGTGACCCGGACTGTAAACATGTGCTGCCCATGGACCCAAACACCAACTCTCTCTTCAAAGCTGTGGGCGACGGCATTGTGCTGTG TAAAATGATCAACCTGTCAGTGCCTGATACTATAGACGAGAGGACCATCAACAAGAGGAAACTCACACCCTTCACCATACAG GAGAATCTGAATCTGGCTCTTAACTCGGCGTCAGCCATTGGTTGTCACGTGGTGAATATCGGCGCTCTGGACCTGCGGGAGGGTAAACCTCATCTGGTGCTCGGTCTCCTCTGGCAGATCATTAAGATCGGTCTGTTTGCTGACATTGAGCTGAGCAGGAATGAGG cTCTGGCGGCTCTGTTGAGGGACGGTGAGACTCTGGAGGATCTAATGAAACTCTCTCCAGAGGAACTGCTGCTCCGCTGGGCAAACTACCACCTGGACAACTCCGGCTGGAGTAAAATCAACAACTTCAGCCATGACATCAAG GACTCGCGGGCTTATTTCCATCTGCTCAATCAAATCTCACCTAAAGGACAGAAGGAAGGTGAAGCTCACATTGACGTCGACATGTCAGGATTCAAT GAGAAAGATGACCTGAAGAGAGCCGAGTGTATGCTTCAGCAGGCTGACAGACTGGGCTGTAGACAGTTTGTCACATCCACTGACGTCGTGTCTGGAAACCCCAAACTCAACTTGGCTTTTGTGGCTAATCTCTTCAATAAGTACCCAGCACTGACCAAACCTGTCAATCAGGACATTAACTGGGGTCTTCTGGAGG GAGAGACCAGAGAGGAGAGAACGTTCAGAAACTGGATGAATTCTCTGGGTGTCAATCCTCATGTCAATCACTTATACGG AGATCTTCAGGACGCTCTGGTCATCCTGCAGCTTTACGAGAAGATCAAAGTCCCTGTCGACTGGAACAACAAAGTTAACAAACCTCCGTATCCAAAACTAGGAGCCAACATGAAGAAG ctggAGAACTGTAACTACGCTGTTGAACTGGGAAAGACCAAAGCCAATTTCTCTCTGGTGGGCATCGGTGGACAAGACTTGAATGATGGAAACCCAACTCTTACTCTCGCTCTGGTCTGGCAGATCATGAGAAG ATACACTCTGAATGTGCTGGAGGATCTCGGAGACGGACAGAAAGCCAACGATGACATCATCGTCAActgggttaacaagactttgtCACAGGCCGGAAAATCCAGCAAAATATCCAGTTTCAAG GATAAAGAGATCAGCTCCAGTCTGCCAGTGGTGGATCTCATTGATGCCATTCAGCCCGGCTGTATTCACTACGATCTGGTGAAGACCGGCGCTCTTTCTGATGCTGACAAACTGGACAACGCAAA GTATGCCGTGTCCATGGCCAGGAAGATCGGCGCCCGCGTCTACGCCCTGCCCGACGATCTCGTGGAGGTGAAACCCAAGATGGTGATGACCGTGTTCGCGTGTCTGATGGGCAGAGGGATGAAGAGGGCGTAG